In Shouchella patagoniensis, the following are encoded in one genomic region:
- a CDS encoding PQQ-dependent sugar dehydrogenase yields MNRWILLAGGMFMLSACTQENESTTNNSEDDGMTQESGPDTTMDMTTLADQLKAPWAIVKGEEVFFVPRRDGTIYVINENGTVSEQPVYLEEDVEQEAESGLLGMVLHPEFEENQTAFLYHSYESNEGIENRIIETRWDEENEEWNEVDVLLDGIPGAGIHNGGRLAIGPDQLLYATTGDADQEELAQDVDNLAGSILRMELDGAIPSDNPFENSVVYSYGHRNPQGLAWVEDGTMFSSEHGPVGHDEINVIEPGSNYGWPEITGDETRDGMMPPLIHSGEDTWAPSGLTADKDQLYVAGLRGEAIYQFAPDDENLVELIDGVGRIRDVHVEDGVLYFITNNTDGRGTPSEEDDQLIKWELNKL; encoded by the coding sequence ATGAATAGATGGATACTATTAGCAGGTGGAATGTTTATGCTGTCGGCTTGTACACAGGAGAACGAAAGTACTACCAACAATAGTGAAGACGACGGAATGACACAAGAATCGGGTCCAGATACTACTATGGATATGACAACTTTAGCTGATCAACTTAAAGCACCATGGGCAATTGTAAAAGGAGAGGAAGTGTTTTTTGTTCCAAGACGTGATGGCACCATCTATGTTATTAATGAAAATGGTACCGTCAGTGAACAACCAGTCTACTTGGAAGAAGATGTAGAACAAGAAGCGGAGTCAGGTTTGTTAGGCATGGTTTTACATCCGGAGTTTGAAGAGAATCAAACCGCATTTCTTTATCATTCATATGAGAGTAACGAGGGTATTGAGAATCGGATTATTGAGACTAGGTGGGACGAAGAAAACGAAGAGTGGAATGAGGTAGATGTCCTTTTGGATGGCATTCCTGGCGCGGGGATACATAATGGAGGGCGCTTAGCAATTGGACCGGATCAATTGCTTTATGCAACGACAGGCGATGCAGATCAAGAAGAACTTGCGCAAGATGTTGACAACCTTGCAGGAAGTATTTTGAGAATGGAGCTTGACGGAGCAATTCCTTCTGACAATCCATTTGAAAATTCTGTTGTCTATTCATATGGTCATCGAAACCCACAAGGATTGGCGTGGGTAGAAGATGGAACAATGTTTAGTTCGGAGCATGGTCCGGTAGGTCACGATGAAATTAACGTAATTGAACCTGGAAGCAATTATGGATGGCCAGAAATAACTGGAGACGAAACGAGGGATGGAATGATGCCCCCGCTTATCCATTCTGGGGAAGATACGTGGGCACCTTCAGGATTAACGGCAGATAAGGATCAGTTATATGTGGCAGGGTTACGTGGGGAAGCGATCTATCAATTTGCCCCTGATGATGAGAATTTAGTTGAATTGATTGATGGGGTTGGTCGTATTCGTGATGTTCATGTAGAAGATGGTGTTCTATATTTCATTACGAATAACACTGATGGACGAGGAACTCCGAGTGAA
- a CDS encoding aldo/keto reductase: MKTVTLNNGITMPQLGFGVWQVKDEEATPAVAKALETGYTSIDTAMIYKNEAGVGKAIKDGNIDRNNLFITTKVWNADQGYDATLKAFDASMERLGLEYLDLYLIHWPTPDFDQYIDTYKALEKLYKDGKVRAIGVCNFHIEHLERLLNECDIPPVLNQVECHPYLAQNELKDFCAKHDIYIEAWSPLDQGGEVLSDTTVVQIANEHGKTAAQVVLRWHLQNNTIVIPKSVTPSRIEENFNVFDFELTEENMAAINRLDRNQRRGSNPSDMHAR, from the coding sequence ATGAAAACTGTCACATTAAATAACGGCATTACTATGCCACAGCTTGGCTTTGGTGTTTGGCAAGTAAAAGATGAAGAAGCGACGCCAGCAGTTGCAAAAGCCCTAGAAACAGGTTATACATCAATCGACACTGCCATGATTTATAAAAATGAAGCCGGTGTTGGAAAAGCAATCAAAGATGGAAATATTGATCGAAATAACTTATTTATTACCACCAAAGTATGGAATGCGGATCAAGGCTATGATGCTACTTTAAAAGCATTTGACGCAAGCATGGAGCGCCTTGGTTTAGAATACTTGGATTTATATTTAATTCACTGGCCAACACCTGATTTTGATCAGTACATAGATACATATAAGGCGTTGGAGAAATTATATAAAGACGGTAAAGTTCGAGCGATTGGAGTTTGCAATTTCCATATCGAGCATCTTGAACGTCTTCTTAATGAATGTGATATTCCACCCGTACTAAACCAAGTTGAATGCCATCCTTATTTAGCGCAAAACGAATTAAAAGATTTTTGTGCGAAGCATGATATTTATATAGAAGCTTGGAGTCCACTTGATCAGGGCGGGGAAGTACTTAGTGATACAACAGTTGTACAAATTGCAAATGAGCATGGAAAAACGGCTGCACAAGTTGTATTGCGTTGGCACTTACAAAACAACACAATCGTTATTCCAAAATCAGTAACACCATCACGAATTGAAGAAAATTTTAATGTCTTTGATTTTGAGCTTACAGAAGAAAATATGGCTGCTATCAACCGTTTGGATCGCAATCAACGCCGTGGATCCAATCCGAGTGACATGCATGCACGTTAA